One window of the Candidatus Woesearchaeota archaeon genome contains the following:
- a CDS encoding 50S ribosomal protein L22, protein MSIKYGMAKFPENYAKAMGRDLPISTKQSIEICKYVQGMRLSRAKSILQDVILGKKAVPFTRHTFDLGHKKGIGPGRYPMKASESILRILNSVEANAQTKGLSANDLVILHIAANKAARPWRYGRQTRRKARRTHIEVVVSEKKAESKAEARGHARKGQGSTAGAKPAAGKEAKQ, encoded by the coding sequence ATGTCAATCAAGTATGGAATGGCAAAATTTCCGGAAAATTATGCAAAAGCCATGGGAAGGGATTTGCCAATTTCAACAAAACAAAGCATAGAAATTTGCAAGTATGTGCAGGGGATGAGGCTTTCAAGGGCAAAGAGCATCCTGCAGGATGTTATACTCGGCAAAAAGGCAGTGCCATTTACAAGGCATACTTTTGACCTTGGCCACAAGAAGGGGATTGGGCCGGGAAGATATCCAATGAAAGCCAGCGAGTCTATCCTCAGGATATTGAATTCAGTTGAGGCCAATGCGCAAACAAAGGGCCTGAGTGCAAATGACCTTGTCATACTGCATATAGCGGCAAACAAGGCAGCAAGGCCTTGGCGGTATGGAAGGCAGACAAGAAGGAAGGCAAGAAGAACTCACATTGAAGTTGTTGTATCTGAAAAAAAGGCAGAATCAAAGGCCGAAGCCAGGGGCCATGCAAGGAAAGGCCAGGGAAGCACAGCAGGCGCTAAGCCAGCAGCAGGCAAAGAGGCGAAACAATGA
- a CDS encoding TatD family hydrolase — translation MGLLVDVHAHLDSEKFKTDLDEVMERARNAGLKHIVSNGLDAKSNRRVLELAGKYGEIKAALGIYPIEALKLRDDEIDAEIGFIRQNKGKIIGIGEVGVDYHWDKTPEGHARQKGIFSKFISLAREIDVPLIVHSRDAEADTVDILEHEGCKKVVMHCFGGSMELVERIEKNRWVLSIPANVVVSGHFQKIVKKVSITQLLTETDAPYLGPERGKRNEPANVSGAVKKIAELKGMTEEETAKNIYMNYQKSFG, via the coding sequence ACCTTGATGAGGTTATGGAAAGGGCAAGGAATGCTGGCTTGAAGCATATAGTCAGCAATGGGCTGGATGCCAAATCAAACAGGAGAGTTTTAGAGCTTGCCGGGAAATATGGTGAAATTAAGGCTGCCCTGGGCATTTACCCAATTGAAGCCCTGAAACTTAGAGATGATGAAATTGACGCTGAAATAGGGTTTATACGGCAAAACAAGGGCAAAATAATTGGGATAGGAGAGGTAGGAGTGGATTATCACTGGGACAAGACTCCTGAAGGCCATGCCCGGCAAAAGGGCATTTTCTCAAAATTTATCAGCCTGGCCAGGGAGATTGATGTTCCCCTTATTGTGCATTCCAGGGATGCGGAGGCAGACACTGTAGATATCCTGGAACATGAGGGATGCAAAAAGGTAGTGATGCACTGCTTTGGCGGGAGCATGGAGCTTGTTGAGAGGATTGAAAAAAACAGGTGGGTGCTTTCCATACCGGCAAATGTGGTTGTTTCAGGGCATTTCCAGAAGATTGTGAAAAAAGTCAGCATAACGCAGCTTTTGACCGAGACTGACGCGCCCTATCTGGGCCCTGAAAGAGGAAAAAGAAACGAGCCTGCAAATGTTTCCGGGGCTGTAAAAAAAATTGCTGAGCTTAAAGGCATGACTGAAGAGGAGACTGCAAAAAATATCTATATGAATTACCAAAAGAGTTTTGGATAA
- a CDS encoding 50S ribosomal protein L23: protein MEIGEVIKYPLATEKSIRLMESENKLIFVVDRRATKFDVKKAIEETFKVKVDSVRTYNAPTGEKKAYIKFNRSTPAIDLATNLGLM, encoded by the coding sequence ATGGAAATTGGCGAAGTCATAAAATACCCATTGGCGACTGAAAAATCAATCAGGCTCATGGAGTCTGAGAACAAGCTGATATTCGTAGTGGACAGAAGGGCAACCAAGTTCGACGTGAAAAAGGCAATTGAAGAGACTTTCAAAGTGAAAGTTGACAGTGTCAGGACATACAATGCGCCGACTGGCGAAAAAAAGGCATACATCAAATTCAACAGGTCAACCCCTGCCATTGACTTGGCAACCAACTTGGGGCTGATGTAA
- a CDS encoding 50S ribosomal protein L3, producing MPRTRTPHRGSLQVWPRVRAKRAYPRIRTWKGAKEARPLGFPGYKAGMTHIMLADNRQHSMTKGKEIFMPVTILECPPLKVASVRFYKKSTYGLSVSSEIFAEKPEKELGRKISLPKKASKKIDDFKAEDYHDIRILAYTQPKLTGIGKKKPEVFELGIGGSVQEKLNYAKAMLGKDIRINDFAKEGKVVDIHGVTRGHGTQGPRRRFGVMLRQHKSEKAIRNPGNVGPWTGPASWRVAHAGKMGYHQRTEYNKWIVKIGDNPADVMPRGGLTHYSNIKNQYVLVKGSLPGSTKRMIMMTDARRDHKKFPRDAPAISIISTDPKK from the coding sequence ATGCCACGAACAAGAACACCGCATCGGGGAAGTTTGCAGGTATGGCCTAGAGTAAGGGCTAAAAGGGCCTATCCCAGGATTAGGACCTGGAAAGGCGCCAAGGAGGCCAGGCCTTTGGGGTTCCCGGGCTATAAAGCAGGAATGACCCATATCATGCTTGCCGACAACCGCCAGCATTCGATGACAAAAGGCAAGGAGATATTCATGCCCGTCACAATCCTGGAGTGCCCCCCGCTCAAGGTTGCTTCTGTCCGTTTTTACAAAAAATCCACATATGGCCTGTCTGTTTCTTCCGAAATTTTTGCCGAGAAGCCTGAAAAGGAGCTTGGCAGGAAAATATCACTGCCCAAGAAAGCCAGCAAGAAAATTGACGACTTTAAGGCAGAGGACTATCATGATATCAGGATTTTGGCTTATACGCAGCCTAAGCTCACTGGCATTGGCAAGAAGAAGCCAGAGGTTTTTGAGCTGGGCATTGGCGGAAGCGTCCAGGAAAAGCTGAATTATGCAAAAGCCATGCTTGGAAAGGACATCCGGATAAATGATTTCGCAAAAGAAGGCAAGGTTGTGGACATCCATGGTGTGACCAGGGGCCATGGAACACAGGGGCCGCGCAGAAGGTTTGGAGTCATGCTTAGGCAGCACAAATCAGAAAAAGCAATCAGGAATCCAGGCAACGTCGGACCATGGACAGGGCCGGCGTCATGGAGGGTTGCCCACGCCGGCAAAATGGGATATCACCAGAGGACAGAATACAACAAATGGATTGTAAAGATCGGGGACAATCCTGCTGATGTGATGCCAAGAGGGGGCTTAACCCATTACAGCAATATCAAAAACCAGTATGTTTTGGTCAAGGGCTCATTGCCAGGCTCGACAAAGAGAATGATAATGATGACAGACGCAAGAAGGGACCACAAGAAATTCCCAAGGGATGCGCCTGCAATCTCAATCATAAGCACTGACCCAAAAAAATAA
- a CDS encoding 30S ribosomal protein S19, producing the protein MAKKEFTYRGKSVQELKEMSDKEFAMLINSRERRKIVKRGWTEEQKKLLKRIRSGKRNIETHCRDMVIMPVMLGMTIKVFNGKEFVPIMINEEMLGHRLGEFSITRKRVEHSAPGIGATRSSSAISVR; encoded by the coding sequence ATGGCAAAAAAGGAATTCACCTACCGTGGAAAAAGCGTCCAGGAACTGAAGGAAATGAGCGACAAGGAATTTGCCATGCTCATAAATTCAAGGGAAAGAAGGAAAATTGTCAAGAGGGGATGGACCGAAGAGCAAAAAAAACTGCTCAAGAGAATCAGGTCAGGCAAGAGGAATATTGAAACGCACTGCAGGGACATGGTCATCATGCCGGTCATGCTTGGCATGACAATCAAGGTATTCAACGGCAAGGAATTTGTGCCAATCATGATCAATGAGGAAATGCTGGGCCACAGGCTTGGCGAGTTTTCAATCACAAGAAAGAGGGTTGAGCACAGCGCACCAGGAATTGGCGCTACAAGAAGCAGCTCAGCGATTTCAGTCAGGTAA
- the rpl4p gene encoding 50S ribosomal protein L4 produces the protein MKIPVVNAMKNEVSKKELPRQFAEEFRPDIIKRVVIAIQGKKRQRYGAFPMAGKQSSAVVSRRRRDYRGSYGLGISRVPRKIMSSRGTRMNWVGAFAPGMVGGRRAHPPKAEKSFDLKVNKKERRKAIRSALAATMDKNIVMQRGHLVPENFPFIIESQIENMEKTNEIFRALKAWGLENEYARNSEKKVRAGRGKSRGRRYKMNRGMLLVVSKDCGLYRRCSNLPGVEIEIVSNLNAEMLAPGTYPGRLTLFTEAAIDRLANENLFTDEFRAAAEGQSAPAKPGEKTEARKAEKADMPAKAKRLVAKTGTKKSASRKAGE, from the coding sequence ATGAAAATACCAGTTGTCAATGCAATGAAAAATGAAGTCAGCAAGAAGGAGCTTCCAAGGCAGTTTGCCGAGGAGTTCAGGCCTGACATTATCAAGAGGGTAGTCATTGCAATCCAGGGCAAGAAAAGGCAAAGGTATGGGGCCTTTCCAATGGCTGGAAAGCAGAGCAGCGCAGTTGTGTCCAGGAGAAGAAGGGATTACCGAGGCTCGTATGGCCTGGGAATATCAAGAGTCCCCAGAAAAATAATGAGCAGCAGGGGAACCAGGATGAACTGGGTCGGCGCTTTTGCACCCGGAATGGTCGGCGGGAGGAGGGCGCACCCCCCGAAAGCAGAAAAGAGCTTTGACCTCAAGGTCAACAAGAAAGAAAGAAGAAAGGCTATCAGGAGCGCCCTGGCCGCGACAATGGACAAGAATATCGTTATGCAGAGAGGCCACCTTGTCCCAGAGAATTTCCCATTCATAATTGAATCGCAGATTGAAAACATGGAAAAGACCAATGAGATTTTCAGGGCCCTGAAAGCATGGGGGCTTGAGAATGAGTATGCCAGAAATTCAGAGAAAAAAGTCAGGGCTGGCCGAGGAAAAAGCAGGGGAAGAAGGTACAAGATGAACAGGGGCATGCTGCTTGTGGTGTCCAAGGACTGCGGGCTTTACAGGAGATGCTCCAACCTGCCCGGTGTGGAGATCGAAATTGTCAGCAACCTGAATGCTGAAATGCTGGCCCCTGGAACTTACCCAGGAAGGCTGACACTGTTCACGGAAGCTGCAATCGACAGGCTTGCCAATGAGAACCTTTTCACAGATGAATTCAGGGCAGCCGCAGAAGGTCAGAGTGCACCTGCAAAACCAGGGGAAAAAACCGAGGCAAGAAAAGCCGAGAAAGCTGACATGCCAGCCAAGGCCAAAAGGCTAGTGGCAAAAACAGGCACGAAAAAAAGCGCTTCCAGAAAGGCCGGTGAATGA
- a CDS encoding 50S ribosomal protein L2, whose product MGKNLIQQKRGKGSPRYRAHSFYYKAEAKLPRVAQTTVIGKIVDIVKCPGHYAPLVDIKLDNGEQCFIIAPEGIRVGEEIQVGQDAQVRPGNILPLKNIPEGTSICNIEAHPGDGGKFVRSTGGFARVLGRLPRSVTLLLPSKKRKEFNPECRAIVGIVAGSGRPEKPLLKAGNNYFRMTARNKVWPKVSGTSQNSVNHPFGGSRSSKKGIPTIAPKNAPPGRKVGKIRPRRTGYKR is encoded by the coding sequence ATGGGAAAGAACTTGATTCAGCAGAAACGGGGAAAGGGTTCGCCTAGATATCGCGCTCATAGTTTTTATTATAAGGCCGAGGCAAAATTGCCCAGAGTGGCGCAGACAACAGTAATCGGAAAAATTGTGGATATTGTAAAATGCCCGGGCCATTATGCCCCCTTGGTTGACATCAAGCTCGACAATGGCGAGCAATGCTTCATCATTGCGCCAGAAGGCATCAGGGTAGGCGAGGAGATACAGGTTGGCCAGGATGCGCAGGTAAGGCCTGGCAACATTCTGCCATTAAAGAATATTCCTGAGGGGACATCAATTTGCAACATTGAAGCGCATCCGGGGGACGGCGGCAAATTTGTGCGCTCAACCGGCGGATTCGCCAGGGTTTTGGGAAGGCTGCCTCGAAGCGTGACATTGCTCCTGCCTTCAAAGAAAAGGAAGGAATTCAACCCAGAATGCAGGGCAATTGTTGGCATAGTAGCAGGAAGCGGAAGGCCCGAAAAGCCGCTGCTCAAGGCGGGCAACAATTATTTCAGGATGACAGCCAGGAACAAGGTATGGCCAAAGGTATCGGGAACATCACAGAACTCAGTCAACCACCCATTCGGCGGGTCAAGGTCAAGCAAGAAGGGAATACCGACCATAGCGCCAAAGAATGCGCCGCCAGGAAGAAAGGTTGGCAAGATCAGGCCGAGAAGGACAGGATACAAGAGGTAA
- a CDS encoding winged helix-turn-helix transcriptional regulator, with protein MSIDVDMKEKLTIFRALGEETKFRILKALIHGEKCACELPEIIKKTQSNTSMHLAKLQDWRLISSKREGKKIIYSIKDKRVYGALRIVGIKK; from the coding sequence ATATCAATAGATGTTGATATGAAAGAAAAGCTGACCATCTTCAGGGCGCTTGGAGAGGAAACCAAGTTTAGGATACTGAAGGCACTTATCCATGGGGAGAAATGCGCATGTGAACTACCGGAGATAATTAAGAAAACCCAGTCAAACACATCAATGCATCTTGCAAAGCTTCAGGACTGGAGGCTGATATCCTCGAAAAGGGAGGGCAAGAAGATAATATATTCAATCAAGGACAAGAGAGTGTATGGCGCCCTCAGAATTGTCGGGATAAAAAAATGA
- a CDS encoding permease, whose protein sequence is MEKREIMLMAVIAVVFGFFYFLPDNSEWFNSSVIAGINLLGDYAKQHILTCLVPAMFIAGAIAVFLKKDKILKYLGRDANKFLSYGVASVSGAILAVCSCTILPLFAGIRKRGAGLGPAITFLFSGPAINIAAIFLTIGVLGTGIGFARIIGSILISLIVGLAMAWIFREDVEKGEFFSGEEEKHKISNGVIAIFFALMIGFLIVNGLQIGQSAKYYIMAALGLGIILIAMFKFNKEMRHDWLGETWSFAKLILPLLFIGVFVAGFIMPLLPEEVITNLVGKNSVVGNLIASIFGAFMYFSTLTEIPIVQAFMSKGMADGPALALLLSGPSLSLPSMLVIRKILGTKKTLVYALLVILSSTAAGLAFGNFI, encoded by the coding sequence ATGGAAAAAAGGGAAATTATGCTAATGGCTGTGATTGCTGTTGTTTTCGGATTCTTTTATTTCCTCCCGGATAACAGTGAGTGGTTCAATTCGTCTGTGATCGCCGGGATTAATCTGTTGGGCGATTATGCAAAACAGCACATTCTAACATGCCTTGTTCCGGCCATGTTCATTGCCGGCGCAATTGCAGTATTTTTGAAAAAAGACAAGATTTTGAAATATTTGGGGAGGGATGCAAACAAATTTTTGTCTTACGGTGTTGCATCAGTCTCAGGTGCCATATTGGCAGTCTGCTCATGCACAATCCTTCCGCTATTTGCTGGCATCAGGAAAAGAGGCGCTGGTCTAGGGCCAGCGATAACATTTCTGTTCTCGGGTCCTGCTATAAATATTGCAGCTATTTTTCTGACGATTGGTGTTTTGGGCACGGGCATTGGCTTTGCCAGGATCATAGGCTCCATACTAATTTCCCTAATAGTTGGGTTGGCCATGGCATGGATTTTCAGGGAGGATGTTGAAAAGGGAGAATTCTTTTCCGGAGAGGAAGAAAAGCATAAAATTTCAAATGGAGTTATTGCTATATTTTTTGCATTGATGATTGGGTTCCTTATTGTAAATGGATTGCAAATTGGCCAATCGGCAAAATATTACATCATGGCAGCGCTGGGACTCGGCATAATTTTAATTGCTATGTTTAAATTCAATAAAGAGATGAGGCATGATTGGCTTGGTGAAACATGGAGCTTCGCAAAGCTGATTTTGCCTTTGCTTTTTATTGGCGTGTTTGTAGCTGGATTCATAATGCCGTTGCTGCCTGAGGAAGTCATAACAAATCTCGTCGGTAAAAATTCTGTTGTGGGAAACCTTATAGCTTCAATTTTTGGAGCGTTCATGTATTTCTCCACATTAACTGAAATACCTATCGTGCAGGCTTTTATGTCAAAAGGTATGGCTGATGGGCCAGCTCTTGCATTGCTTCTGTCTGGGCCGAGCCTGAGCCTGCCCAGCATGCTGGTAATAAGGAAAATCCTGGGCACTAAGAAAACGCTGGTGTATGCTCTGCTTGTAATTTTGTCCTCAACCGCTGCCGGGCTGGCATTTGGAAACTTTATTTGA
- a CDS encoding TM0996/MTH895 family glutaredoxin-like protein yields MKIEILGPGCSKCKFLEEQVQLACKEAGVEAEISKVIEIDEIVAKGVFSTPGLIIDGKLKSFGRVPAMPEIKNFLKGM; encoded by the coding sequence ATGAAAATAGAGATACTCGGTCCAGGATGCTCAAAATGCAAGTTTCTGGAGGAGCAAGTCCAATTGGCCTGCAAAGAGGCAGGAGTTGAGGCAGAGATATCAAAAGTGATCGAAATTGATGAGATTGTTGCCAAAGGCGTTTTCTCAACTCCTGGGCTTATCATAGATGGAAAATTGAAAAGTTTTGGCAGGGTGCCAGCAATGCCCGAAATCAAGAATTTTCTAAAGGGAATGTAA
- a CDS encoding FAD-dependent oxidoreductase: MEENKKSEDVYDMAIIGSGVVGYGTAMYAGRFHMKTIVIGDAPGGVITTTDVVENYPGFKRLTGIELAEKLKEHAAEYKSVTLLDDRVTNVKKGYDDLFEIMTLGQKRVISKTVVFATGTEWKKLGVPGEKEYANKGVHYCALCDGAFYKGKVVAVIGGGDSSAKDALVMTQWAEVVYIIYRGAKIRPEPVTYDRVLANKKIRLIHDTNVKEIKGDKFVTHVMLDNPYNNSHEFKLDAVFIAIGHIPLSGLAAQLGVKVNAKGEIMIDRDSQTNIPGVYAAGDVVDTRFKQAITGVAEGVKAAYSAYDFIEKTKK, translated from the coding sequence ATGGAAGAGAATAAAAAATCAGAAGATGTCTATGACATGGCCATAATTGGCAGCGGAGTTGTTGGCTATGGCACAGCCATGTATGCTGGCAGGTTCCACATGAAAACAATAGTGATAGGCGACGCCCCTGGCGGCGTTATAACCACTACTGACGTTGTTGAAAATTACCCTGGCTTCAAAAGGCTTACCGGAATTGAGCTTGCAGAAAAGCTGAAGGAGCACGCGGCTGAGTACAAGAGCGTCACATTGCTTGATGACAGGGTTACAAATGTGAAAAAGGGCTATGATGATTTATTTGAAATCATGACATTGGGCCAGAAGCGGGTCATCAGCAAGACAGTAGTCTTCGCAACTGGCACTGAATGGAAAAAATTAGGCGTGCCTGGCGAAAAAGAATATGCAAACAAGGGAGTGCACTATTGCGCCCTGTGCGACGGCGCATTCTACAAGGGAAAGGTTGTGGCAGTGATAGGAGGCGGCGATTCCTCTGCAAAGGATGCCCTGGTCATGACCCAATGGGCTGAAGTGGTGTACATCATTTACAGGGGAGCCAAGATCAGGCCCGAGCCCGTGACATATGATAGGGTACTGGCAAACAAGAAAATAAGATTGATACATGACACCAATGTGAAGGAGATTAAAGGTGACAAATTTGTGACGCACGTTATGCTTGACAATCCTTACAACAACAGCCACGAGTTCAAGCTGGATGCAGTTTTTATTGCGATTGGGCACATACCCTTGTCAGGCCTTGCCGCGCAGCTGGGTGTAAAGGTCAATGCAAAGGGAGAAATCATGATTGACAGGGACAGCCAGACAAATATACCAGGGGTGTATGCGGCAGGAGATGTCGTGGATACAAGGTTTAAGCAGGCAATTACAGGCGTTGCCGAGGGAGTTAAGGCAGCATATTCTGCCTATGACTTCATTGAAAAAACCAAGAAATGA